Within Conexibacter woesei DSM 14684, the genomic segment GGCGGCGTCGACCGCGGCGGCGGCCGTCGTCGCCGCGCTGCCGAGGTCGCCGGCGACGGCGGAGGCGTGCGCGCGGATCGCCAGCGCCGGCACCGCGATCGCCGCGTCCTCGTCGTCGCGGGCGATCACCGCCGCGCGCGCGAAGCGATCGCGCGCGGCGCGCACGTCGCCGAGCGCGGCCCAGTCGGCGACGCCGAGCCACAGCAGCGCCTCCATCCGCTCCGCGGGCGGCGCGCCCGGCACGCGCGCGAGCAGCGCCGTCGCGCTGCTGCGGTGGCGCCGCGCGCCCTCGACGTCGTCGAGCGCGCCGAGCGTCGCCGCCAGCGTCGCCTGCGCGATCGCGGCGTGCAGCGTCGCGCCGCGCGCCCGCGCCGCCGCGAGCGTGTCGCTCGCCACGGCGCGTGCGAGCTGGAGGTCGTCAGCGCACGCCGCGCCGCACGCTCCCCTCAGCGCGCGTGCGAGTCGTGACCGCCCGGCGTCGCCTGCACGTGGCGCCGACCCCTCGAATCCACCCTGGCCCATCCGGCTCGCATCGTAGTCGCGTCGCACCGGCGCGTGCCCAATGGTCTGAACAGCTGTGTGTGGATTCGGCGCATCGGCACGCCAGCCGCGCTCAGCGCGGTGCGACGAGCGCGGCGACGAGCGTCTCGCCGAGCAGGCCGCCGGACTCCGCCGCCGTCGCGCGGCCGGTGAGGACCTCCTCGCAGGCGGCGGTGACGAGCCCGCGCAGCATGCGGAACTGCCAGTCGGGCGGCAGCTCGGCGCGCAGCTCGCCGCGCGCGTGCGCGGCACGCAGCCAGACGAGCACGTCGTCGGCGTCCGCGATCACCTGCTCGTCGTTGAAGATCTCGTCCGCGAGCGCGCGGTAGCCGGTCAGGAAGCGGTAGTGCTCGCTGCGCGCGACGATCTCGCGCGCGAAGCGGCGCAGCGTCTCCTCCGCCGGCGCCTGCGCGCCGACGATCCAGCTGCCGAGCGCGGCGAAGTCGTCGTGGACGTGCGCGAAGACCGCCCGCAGCAGGTCCTCGCGGCTGGGGAAGTGGCGGTAGACGGTCATCCGCGAGACGCCGGAGGCGTCGGCGATCTCGCGCATGCTCGCGTCGGGGTCCTCGGCCAGCAGGCGGATCGCCGCGGCGACGACGGCGTCGCGGTTGCGGCGCGCGTCGGCGCGCGGTCTGACGGGTTCGTCCTCGGCCATCCTAGAAAATGTTACGCTCTGTCACAGTTGCCCAATCGGGCGGCGCCGGTCGCGCCGCGCCCCAACCCTCTCAGGTCCGCACATGAACACCGCTGCTGCAGCGGCGGCGCGCTCTCGCGCGTCCGGCCGCGACAACCCCTGGCTGACGCTTGTCGCCGTCGCGCTCGGCGTGATGATGGTCGGGCTCGACGGCACCGTCGTCGGCGTCGCCAACCCGACGATCGCCGCCGACCTCGACGCCTCGCTCGCAGGGCTCCAGTGGGTCACCAACGGCTACCTGCTCGCGCTCGCCGTCCTGCTGATCGTCGGCGGCAAGCTCGGCGACCGCTTCGGCCGCAAGAAGGTCTTCGTGATCGGCATCGCCGGCTTCGCGCTGACCTCCCTGCTGTGCGCGCTGTCGACGTCGACGGGGATGCTCGTCGGCGCGCGCGTGCTGCAAGGCGTCGCCGGCGCGCTGCTGATGCCGAACACGCTCGCGCTGCTGCGCGCCGCCTTCCCGCCCGCCGAGCTGAACCGCGCGGTCGGGATCTGGGGCGGCGCCTCTGCGCTCGCCGTCGCCTCCGGCCCGATCGTCGGCGGCCTGCTCGTCGAGCACGTCTCGTGGGAGTCGATCTTCCTGCTCAACCTCCCGCTCGGCCTGCTCGCCGCGGTCGTCACGCTGCGGTGGGTGAGGGAGTCGAAGGACGAGACGCACGTCGGCGGCTTCGACGTGCCCGGCGTCGCGCTGCTGTCCGGCGGTCTCTTCCTGCTGATCTGGGGCGTCATCAAGGCGCAGGACCACGGCTGGGGCTCGGCCTACGTGATCGGCTTCGGGATCGCGGCGCTCGTCACGCTCGCCGGCTTCGTCGTGCGCGAGGCGCGCACGCGCGAGCCGCTGCTGCCGCTGGAGCTGTTCCGCAACCGCTCGCTGTCAGCCGGCGTCGTGCTCGTCGTGACCGGCTTCTTCGCGCTCTTCGGGATCCTCTTCTTCATCGGGCTCTACCTCCAGAACGTGCACGGCTACAGCCCGATCCAGACCGGCGTGCGGCTGCTGCCGCTGACCGCGACGTTCACGATCAGCGCGCCGCTCGGCGGCCTGCTGACGGAGAAGTTCGGCCCGCGCGTGCCGCTCTGCCTCGGGATGCTGATCCTCGCCGGATGCTTCTTCGGCCTCACGGGGCTGGAGGTCGACACCGGCTACGGCGGCCAGTGGCCGTTCTACCTGCTGATCGGGCTCGCGATGGGGTTCGTGATCGTGGCCTCGACGGAGGCGATCGTTGGCAACGCGCCAGTCGAGCGCGGCGGGCTGGCCGGCGGGCTGCAGTCGACGGCCAACCAGCTCGGCGGCGTGCTCGGCACGGCCGTGCTCGGCTCGGTGATCGTCTCCGGCGTCGGCTCGGCGCTCGCCGGCAACCTCGCCGACGCGGGCGTGCCGGCGGCAGCGGCGAAGGCGGTCGAGGGGCAGGAGGAGCTGATCGCGCAGGGCGTCGCGCCGGTCACGCCCGGCATGCCGGCCGGGCTCGCGCAGGCGATCACCGACGCGTCGTTCCAGTCGTTCATGGACGGCCTCCACACGGCGATGTGGGTCAGCGGCGTGCTGGCGCTCGTCAGTGCCGCGATCGCGCTGCTCGTCAGCCGCGGCCACGGCGCCGGCGACGGCGCCGCGGTGCACGTCTAGGGGCGGTCCGGCGCGGCCGCGACCGCGGGCGGGGCGGGCGGGAAGCGCTCGGTCCCGCCCGGCGTCTCGATGTACGTCGCGCCGCGGTGGACGAACGCGTGTGCCAGCTCGTGGCCGATCGCGGTCGCCGCGACGGCGGCGGCCGCGACGCGGTCGAGGTCCTGCGCGATGCCGATCGGGAACAGCGCGGCGGTCTCCTGCGTGATCTCGTTGGAGCCGGCGCGCAGGATCGTCCGCAGCCCCGGCTGGACGGCGAGCGCCGCGACGCTGATCGAGATGTTCGCCAGCTCGTCGCTGGTGACCGCGGCGAGCGCGCGGGCGCGGCTCAGCGAGAGGCCTTCGAGCATGTAGCGGTCGCCGCCGCGGCCGATCACGACCGGCAGTTTGAGGCCACGCGCGAGCGCGACGTTCGGTGCGTGCTCGTCCTGCTCGACGGCGACGACGTCGATCCCGAGCGCGCGCAGCTCCAGGCAGAGGCGGAAGCCGACCTGGCCGAGCCCGACGACGACGACGTGGTCGACGCGCGGGATCGTGCGGGTGCCGAAGATCCCCGTCAGGCGGCGGCTCAGCAGGCGGTTGACGAGCGCGGCGGTGAAGACCGCGGTCAGCACCAGGCCGAGCGCCATCGACGCGATCCCGTAGAGCTGGATCCACGTCGCGCCGTGCTCGAAGAAACCGCTCGGGCCGACCGTCGTGATCGCCTTCGTCGCCTCGTATACGGCGTGGACGAACGGCTCGTGGTGCGTGCTCAGCGCCAGTGCGGTCTCCAACAGCACGAGCGCGAGCAGGCCGGCGACCGACCAGACGAGCAGCCGCGCCGCGCGGTCGGGCGGGCGGAACTGCGCACGCAGCCGCCGCGTCAGCCGCACCGCCGCGCTCGGCGGGTGGTAGGGCAGCGGCGCGACCGCGGGCGGCTCGTCGCCGCTGTCGCGGACGCCGATCAGGTCGCCGTCGTCGGTGCGGTGGAGCGCGACGAGCTGCGGGTCGACGCAAGGCCCGACGATCGCGCCGACCGACGCGTCCGCCATCGAGACGACGTTGCAGTTGGGGATCGAGCTGATCAGCTGGTCGGCGACGGTGCGGTCGAAGATCGTCACGACGAGCCGTATCCCCGGCCGCACGTACTCGACCAGCAGCGCGCTGCGCAGCGCGCTGATGTCGTCGCGGTCGATCACCGTCACCGCCGCGACGTCGTCTTTGAGGGCGCGGCGCAGCTCGCGGTCGGTCGGCCTGCGCAGCCGCCGCACCGGGACGCCGGCCGCGAGCAACGCCTTCTCGACGCCCTGGGCGAGGATCCCCTCACCGAGGACGAGATGGGGCATTGGCATCGGCGCAAGATACGGATCGTCCCGCTTCAGCGCGTGCTCGCTGCCCGCCACGCGCGGGCTCCTGGCGCACGCGCGCGCTCAGCCGAGCGGGATCAGCTCCAGCCGCTCGCGAGCGGCCGCGGCGTTGAGTCGCTCGTCCCACGACGCGAACCGCGCCGGGCCGGCACCGAGCAGCTCGACCGCCGAGGCCAGCTGCAGCGCGTCGAACCCGCGCAGGACGTGACGTTCGGCGAGTGCGGCAGCGCGGTCGATCACGGGCGCGTCGGCCGGAACGACGACGACGTCCTCCCACATCCGCACGAACGCGTCGAGCTGTCTGCGGTGGACACGTCTCGTGAGCCGACCGCCGGCGTGCATCCGCGCGAGCGCCGAGTGGATCTCGACGTACGTGAGGTGGCTGGAGACCAGCTCCGTCGCCGCAGCAGCCTCGGCGCGCACGGCCTCGCTCCCCGGTTCGGTGACGAGGAGCTTCACGAGCGCGCTCGTGTCGAGGTAGAGCGTCAACGATCGCCGCGGTCGTCGATCACCATCTCCGCCGCGGTGGGGCCGTCGCCCCTCAGCTCAACAGCCGGCGGGAGTGCCGGCTTGCGTCCGCTCCAACGGACGCGACCGGTCTCGACGAGTTGCGCGATGCCGGGTGACATGCCCGCGGGAACGACGCGCGCGACAGGTCTTCCGCGCCGGGTCACGGTCAGCACCTCACCGTGCTCGACCTGCTCGATCAGCGCGCTCGTCTCGTTCTTCAGCTGCCGGATCCCGATCTCACGCATGTAGCCACATTAGCATCCGAGATGACTACATTGTGGCGGGATCCGCTACGCCCGCGAGCTGCCGTCGGGCAGCCGCTCGCGGTCTCTCGGCGCGGGCTGGGGGGTGGTTCTGGGCGCCGGGCTCGGCGCTGGCGCTCTCGGCGTGGCGGGCGGTCGTCTGCACGCGGTCACGTCGATCTGCCAGACCGCGGCGGCGTCGAGCGGCATCCGGCAGCCGGGGTGGACCCCGCGCGCGGTGCCGCCCCACCTTCCGCCGCCGTCGTCGCGCAGCTCGTCTATCCAGTCGACCGTCCGCCCGCGGTGGACCTGCGTCCACGTGAGCAGCGCCCAGCGGCCGGCGGCGCCGCAGTCGGCCAGCAGGATCGCGTCGTCGTCCAGCGGCTGCAGCGTCCCGCGCGGCGTCTGGCGCCGGATCGCGTCGCGCAGCTCGGCGCGGACCCCGGTGGTCAGCGGCGGCACGCGGCAGATCCCGGCGCGCGAGCCGATCGGGATCCCGCCGGGCGCGAACGTGCTCGGCAGGGGGAAGAACGTGCTGGCCGCGTAGCGCGCCCGCACGGTCGCGCCGATCCGTTCGCCGCTGCCGCGCTCGAACGGGGTCGGCGGCGGCCGGTAGCTTCTCGCGCCCCCCGGCGGCTGGGCAGGATCGGGCGGATCGGGCAGCGACAGCGGCGCCGCGAGCAGGCGGATCCAGCCCTGCTCGACGTCGATGCTCGGCAGGCCGTGCTCGTCGGCGCCGGTCCCCAGGACGAACGCGCCCGTGCTCGCCTGGGCGGCCAGCGCGGCGGGGACGTCGAACGCGGCCCAGGTCTCGAACGTCGCGCCCGGTTCGAGCGGGAGCGAGCGCGACCGCGGCATCAGCGCGTGCGCACGCGGGTCCTGCTCGAACGTCCGCCCGCCGAGGTGGAGCTGCGGGTGCAGGGAGGGGATCGAGCCGCCGCCGGCGTTGCGAACGGCGAACGCCACCACGACGAAGCGGCCGTCGGCGCGCCGGCTGCCGAGCAGCCCGTACGGGTCCTCGAGCACGGTCGCCGTCTCGACGCCGTGCACGCGTGCCTGCAGCAGCGGCGTGTCGAGCTCGTCGAGCGCGTCGACGAACGTCACCGGCATCCCCTTCACGCTGCATGCCCCGGTTCGGCCGTGGAGCGCGTTGAGCCCGCGGTCGCGGCACGGCTGCTCCGCCGTGGGCAGGGTGCGGAGGTCGCCGGAGGCGGCGGCAGCGACGGCGCGCTCCAGCCGCAGCCATCTCGCGTCCGGCGTACGCGCCGCGCTCGGCGGCCCCTCGGCGACGAGGTGCGAGCCGAAAGGCTTGGCGATGGTCCACGCGCCTGCGCCGTCCGGCTTCCACCAGCGCCCCTGGGCGTCGGGCGGGCCGGCGCCGAGCAGCCCGTCGCGCGCGGTGGAGTCGGCTGACCAGCGGATCGCGTAGATGCCGAGGCGCGGCTCGCGATCGGGGACATGCGGCACGTCGAAGCGCACGCCGCCGCCGTCGGGTCGCGCGACGAGCCGCACGCCGGTGACGCGCTCGAAGTTGGCGGCGAAGCGGTCCGGCGTCGTCGCGGGCGGGAGCGCCGCGGTGGTAGCGGCCCCGCTGCGCGGCTGTCCCCCGCCGGGCTCGTCCGCTCCGCCGCCGCAGGCCGGGAGCGCGGCCAGCAGCACGACGGCAGCGACCGTCGCGAGGCGGTGGCTGCACCTGCTGCGCGAGCTTCCGGTCACGTGGCGAGGCTAACGGCCATTGCGGGTTCGGCGGCCGGTAGCGTTCCTGGCATGAGCGGTGAGCACGACGACGGCGTGGCGGTCTCGTACAAGGCGTTGAGACGTGGCACGCGCGTGCGCGGGAGCGACGGCGCCGAGGTCGGCAAGGTCCACCGCGTGCAGGACAACGTGCGCGAGAACATCTTCGACGGGATCGTCGTCGAGACGCGCGCGGGCAAGCGGTTCGTGGACGCGCCGGAGGTCGCGCACATCGCCGAGCGCGCCGTGACGCTGACGATCCCCGCGGCGGACGTCGCCGCGCTGCCGGTGCCCAGGTCGCGGCTCGCGCAGCGGATGGAGCAGGCGCGCGTCGTGCGCCGCGCGAGACGCGCCGCGCGCGACATCCGCGACCGCTGATCGGCGCCGCGTGGTGGCACAGGTGCGACCCGTTCCGCTACTGTCGGTGGTCATGGATGCGATTGCGGACATCGTCGCGCTGCACCCGGCTGCCTGATCGTCACTCGATCTCCCGCCGGATGACCGCTGCCTGAGGGCGGCGGATGCAGGTGCGACCCAGCGTTTCCGTCCGCCTTTCCATCCGGAGGTCCCCTTGTCGCGCGACCAGCGACACCGCGCCCGGCGCCGTGAGCCGAGCGCATTCCGATGCCGCAACTGCGGTCTCGACGTGCCCACCGACGCACCCGGCACCGCCCATCGCAACCACTGTCCGAGCTGCCTCTGGAGCCGGCACCTCGACGACGCCACCCCCGGCGACCGCGCCGCGCTGTGCGGCTCGTCGATGGAGCCGATCGCCGTCGCCGTGCGCGGCGACGGCGAGTGGGTGCTGGTCCACCGCTGCGCCGGCTGCGGCGAGCTGGACCTGAACCGCATCGCCGGCGACGACAATCCGCTGCTGCTCACGCGGCTCGCGGTCAAGCCGCTCGCGCAGCCGCCGTTTCCGCTCGAACGGCTCGCGCGGCTGTGAGCCGCGCGGGCAGTTCGCGGACCTGAGCCGGACACGCGAGCGACCCGGTCTGTTACAACGCC encodes:
- a CDS encoding MFS transporter is translated as MNTAAAAAARSRASGRDNPWLTLVAVALGVMMVGLDGTVVGVANPTIAADLDASLAGLQWVTNGYLLALAVLLIVGGKLGDRFGRKKVFVIGIAGFALTSLLCALSTSTGMLVGARVLQGVAGALLMPNTLALLRAAFPPAELNRAVGIWGGASALAVASGPIVGGLLVEHVSWESIFLLNLPLGLLAAVVTLRWVRESKDETHVGGFDVPGVALLSGGLFLLIWGVIKAQDHGWGSAYVIGFGIAALVTLAGFVVREARTREPLLPLELFRNRSLSAGVVLVVTGFFALFGILFFIGLYLQNVHGYSPIQTGVRLLPLTATFTISAPLGGLLTEKFGPRVPLCLGMLILAGCFFGLTGLEVDTGYGGQWPFYLLIGLAMGFVIVASTEAIVGNAPVERGGLAGGLQSTANQLGGVLGTAVLGSVIVSGVGSALAGNLADAGVPAAAAKAVEGQEELIAQGVAPVTPGMPAGLAQAITDASFQSFMDGLHTAMWVSGVLALVSAAIALLVSRGHGAGDGAAVHV
- a CDS encoding RNHCP domain-containing protein, with protein sequence MSRDQRHRARRREPSAFRCRNCGLDVPTDAPGTAHRNHCPSCLWSRHLDDATPGDRAALCGSSMEPIAVAVRGDGEWVLVHRCAGCGELDLNRIAGDDNPLLLTRLAVKPLAQPPFPLERLARL
- a CDS encoding type II toxin-antitoxin system VapC family toxin; the protein is MTLYLDTSALVKLLVTEPGSEAVRAEAAAATELVSSHLTYVEIHSALARMHAGGRLTRRVHRRQLDAFVRMWEDVVVVPADAPVIDRAAALAERHVLRGFDALQLASAVELLGAGPARFASWDERLNAAAARERLELIPLG
- a CDS encoding TetR/AcrR family transcriptional regulator; the encoded protein is MAEDEPVRPRADARRNRDAVVAAAIRLLAEDPDASMREIADASGVSRMTVYRHFPSREDLLRAVFAHVHDDFAALGSWIVGAQAPAEETLRRFAREIVARSEHYRFLTGYRALADEIFNDEQVIADADDVLVWLRAAHARGELRAELPPDWQFRMLRGLVTAACEEVLTGRATAAESGGLLGETLVAALVAPR
- a CDS encoding NAD-binding protein, which produces MPMPHLVLGEGILAQGVEKALLAAGVPVRRLRRPTDRELRRALKDDVAAVTVIDRDDISALRSALLVEYVRPGIRLVVTIFDRTVADQLISSIPNCNVVSMADASVGAIVGPCVDPQLVALHRTDDGDLIGVRDSGDEPPAVAPLPYHPPSAAVRLTRRLRAQFRPPDRAARLLVWSVAGLLALVLLETALALSTHHEPFVHAVYEATKAITTVGPSGFFEHGATWIQLYGIASMALGLVLTAVFTAALVNRLLSRRLTGIFGTRTIPRVDHVVVVGLGQVGFRLCLELRALGIDVVAVEQDEHAPNVALARGLKLPVVIGRGGDRYMLEGLSLSRARALAAVTSDELANISISVAALAVQPGLRTILRAGSNEITQETAALFPIGIAQDLDRVAAAAVAATAIGHELAHAFVHRGATYIETPGGTERFPPAPPAVAAAPDRP
- a CDS encoding type II toxin-antitoxin system Phd/YefM family antitoxin produces the protein MREIGIRQLKNETSALIEQVEHGEVLTVTRRGRPVARVVPAGMSPGIAQLVETGRVRWSGRKPALPPAVELRGDGPTAAEMVIDDRGDR